A region from the Dermacentor andersoni chromosome 11, qqDerAnde1_hic_scaffold, whole genome shotgun sequence genome encodes:
- the LOC140214222 gene encoding uncharacterized protein — translation MAQNLTPCAPIKEPRVSEGQRETVLTFMEQHPQLALRSSKLGPGFTVGNWRRPWQQLAHALNEEGPVIKTVKQWQEWWRKQVFEARHDATTIAQEQRSTGGGRFSVFHGRVLQLTGTVRLRGITTLPYQEVSTLPP, via the exons ATGGCGCAAAACCTGACACCTTGCGCACCCATCAAGGAACCGCGTGTTTCCGAGGGCCAGCGGGAGACGGTTCTCACTTTTATGGAGCAGCATCCCCAGCTGGCTTTAAGATCCAGCAAGCTGGGGCCAGGCTTCACTGTTGGCAACTGGCGACGGCCGTGGCAGCAGCTGGCCCATGCGCTGAACGAGGAAGGGCCTGTCATAAAAACGGTGAAACAGTGGCAGGAGTGGTGGCGAAAACAGGTGTTCGAGGCCCGCCACGACGCTACCACAATCGCCCAAGAGCAAAG AAGCACTGGAGGGGGTCGCTTTTCCGTCTTCCACGGCCGAGTACTGCAGCTGACGGGGACAGTCCGCTTGCGTGGCATCACCACCCTTCCCTACCAAGAGGTAAGCACACTGCCGCCATAA